One genomic segment of Octopus sinensis unplaced genomic scaffold, ASM634580v1 Contig00800, whole genome shotgun sequence includes these proteins:
- the LOC118768670 gene encoding myb-like protein AA, producing the protein QQQQLQHIPHQNNHQQHQQHHSQHQQQQTQHQHHHQHQQQQQQRSFYNLTTTDEGSIPRNESLSKSRSSSRTHSFASSTKDQREEYQRLKTKAPTHKVRGPGCEPPRNGGVRNTGSPKHKRQVSEAKTDKEQEMLLDAGLSDCDIDDKSMDDEASCSSHEKESSEKSDMVSSPSSSVSSSSSASDDVDEHVPHVLAPGYHGPNRRCLLWACKACKKKTVTIDRRKAATLRERRRLRKVNEAFETLKRRTCPNPNQRLPKVEILRNAIEYIESLEELLHGNRIGRSDPTTADIRIDTGSTSSGSDYM; encoded by the coding sequence caacaacaacaactacaacatatTCCTCATCAAaacaaccaccaacaacatcaacagcatcattcgcaacaccagcaacagcaaacacaacaccaacatcatcatcaacatcaacaacaacagcaacaacgttcATTTTATAATTTGACCACGACAGACGAAGGTTCAATCCCCAGGAACGAGTCTCTAAGTAAATCAAGGAGCAGCAGTAGAACTCATTCGTTCGCATCGAGTACCAAAGACCAGAGAGAGGAATATCAAAGACTGAAGACAAAGGCTCCGACTCACAAGGTCCGAGGGCCTGGATGTGAACCCCCACGGAATGGTGGGGTTCGAAATACTGGAAGTCCGAAACATAAACGACAAGTTTCCGAAGCAAAAACGGACAAAGAACAGGAAATGCTCTTGGATGCTGGCTTGAGTGATTGCGATATTGATGACAAATCGATGGATGATGAAGCCAGCTGTTCATCTCACGAGAAAGAATCGAGCGAAAAGTCAGACATGGTTTCCTCTCCTTCCTCATCTGTTTCATCTTCTTCGTCAGCTTCCGACGATGTTGATGAACACGTCCCTCATGTTTTAGCCCCCGGATACCACGGACCCAATCGGCGCTGCTTGCTCTGGGCTTGTAAGGCCTGCAAGAAAAAAACCGTGACGATCGATAGGAGAAAAGCAGCGACTCTGCGAGAACGTCGACGCTTACGGAAAGTAAACGAAGCGTTTGAGACGCTAAAACGTCGCACGTGTCCCAACCCTAACCAACGCCTTCCCAAAGTGGAAATTCTTCGGAATGCCATTGAATATATCGAAAGCTTGGAAGAACTGTTGCACGGCAACCGTATTGGTCGTTCAGACCCCACCACTGCAGATATACGTATCGATACTGGATCAACGAGCAGTGGATCTGACTATATG